In a genomic window of Agarivorans albus:
- the tsaB gene encoding tRNA (adenosine(37)-N6)-threonylcarbamoyltransferase complex dimerization subunit type 1 TsaB, with amino-acid sequence MTANILALDTSTENCSVALQWKGEVISKQEYSPRDHTQKILPFVEQVLAEAGVSLTQLDAIAFGRGPGSFTGVRIGVATVQGLAFGADKPMVAVSTLQAMAQQAYVNHASERCLAAIDARMGEVYWGEYHLEEGLMRLVGQELVIKPELLEASANKAAAVGTGWQTYKELLSGQFSGVSVLDSVLYPAARDMLSYAQYAFECGDLVAAENAEPVYLRDKVTWKKLPGRE; translated from the coding sequence ATGACAGCCAATATATTAGCTTTAGATACTTCTACCGAAAACTGCTCTGTTGCCTTGCAATGGAAGGGTGAAGTGATCAGCAAGCAAGAATACAGTCCGCGCGACCACACTCAAAAGATCTTGCCGTTTGTGGAGCAAGTATTAGCGGAAGCAGGTGTAAGCTTAACTCAACTGGATGCCATTGCTTTTGGCCGCGGGCCAGGCAGTTTTACCGGTGTACGTATTGGCGTAGCTACCGTGCAAGGTTTGGCATTTGGGGCAGATAAACCGATGGTTGCAGTGTCAACTTTGCAAGCCATGGCGCAGCAAGCTTATGTTAATCATGCCTCAGAGCGTTGCTTGGCAGCCATTGATGCACGCATGGGCGAAGTATACTGGGGTGAATATCATCTAGAAGAAGGTTTGATGCGCTTGGTTGGACAAGAGTTAGTGATTAAGCCTGAGCTACTCGAAGCAAGTGCCAATAAGGCCGCAGCTGTTGGCACTGGTTGGCAAACCTATAAAGAATTATTAAGTGGTCAATTTTCTGGCGTAAGCGTGTTAGATTCGGTGTTATACCCGGCGGCACGAGATATGCTTAGTTATGCTCAATATGCTTTTGAATGTGGCGACCTTGTTGCTGCCGAAAACGCAGAACCGGTGTATCTTCGAGATAAAGTCACTTGGAAAAAGCTTCCAGGTAGAGAATAG
- a CDS encoding alpha/beta fold hydrolase, with protein sequence MLSESSLPQSKLAYLEQTTDSPYCLLMLHGWMDNAASFIPVIHELPNSHCIALDFPGHGFSPHRQDYYHFVDYVDDVYVALNELNLSKPVILVGHSLGALVASCFAAAFPEQLSGLVCIDGIGPLSLASHETSTHLAKAIRQRQQLKPAKGFAELDYAVALRAKTNAISTENSRLLVERATIQREGLWYWRHDEKLKLGSPLRFSEEQAKQICQAAVTPCLLLAANEYPLLKPDYIALRQQWFNNIQTQLLSGGHHLHMQNPHATAQLLQDFIKTIV encoded by the coding sequence ATGCTCAGTGAATCCAGCCTTCCCCAAAGCAAACTTGCTTACCTAGAACAAACAACCGACAGCCCATACTGTTTATTAATGTTGCATGGTTGGATGGACAACGCTGCTAGTTTCATTCCTGTTATTCACGAGCTGCCTAATAGTCACTGTATTGCTTTAGACTTTCCTGGACATGGCTTTTCGCCACACCGACAAGATTATTATCATTTTGTTGACTACGTAGACGACGTTTATGTTGCATTAAATGAGCTCAACCTTAGTAAACCAGTTATCTTAGTTGGCCATTCTTTGGGAGCGCTTGTGGCCAGTTGCTTTGCTGCGGCATTTCCTGAGCAGCTGAGTGGCTTAGTATGTATTGATGGCATTGGACCTTTAAGTTTGGCAAGCCATGAAACGTCTACGCATTTAGCTAAAGCGATTCGTCAAAGACAGCAACTAAAACCCGCCAAAGGTTTTGCAGAGCTAGATTATGCCGTGGCCCTGCGAGCTAAAACTAACGCGATTAGCACTGAAAATAGCCGCTTACTAGTAGAGCGCGCCACTATTCAGCGTGAAGGGTTGTGGTATTGGCGGCATGACGAAAAATTAAAACTTGGCTCACCTTTACGTTTTAGTGAAGAACAAGCCAAACAGATTTGCCAAGCAGCTGTAACACCTTGTTTATTGCTGGCAGCAAATGAGTACCCTTTACTTAAGCCCGATTACATTGCCTTGCGCCAGCAATGGTTTAACAATATTCAAACACAACTACTAAGTGGTGGTCACCACCTACATATGCAAAATCCGCATGCTACAGCTCAGTTACTTCAAGACTTTATTAAAACAATTGTTTGA
- the fadD gene encoding long-chain-fatty-acid--CoA ligase FadD, with the protein MDKVWLNRYPKDVPAEIDSARYQTLLDVFEEGAAKHADRVAFINMGQVMTYRRLEEQSRAFAAYLQNELKLKAGDRVALMMPNLLQYPICLFGALRAGMVVVNVNPLYTPRELKHQLNDSGAKAIVIVSNFAHILEEIVEETGVEHVVLTRLGDQLSATKRTLVNFVVKYVKKMVPKYHLPHAQSLRYVLSKGQHLQYVRPEIQSEDLAFLQYTGGTTGVAKGAMLSHKNMVANLLQALGIVGPCLREGKEVVVTALPLYHIFALTANCMVFFAMGCQNLLITNPRDIPTFTKELAKTPFTAITGVNTLFNALLNHEDFAKLDFSRLRLSLGGGMSVQRAVAERWQEVTGSRLIEGYGLTECAPLVTVCPYDLEAYNGSIGLPAPSTDIKLVGEDGEEVAEGESGEILVKGPQVMQGYWQRPEATEESMPGGWFATGDIATVDEQGFFHIVDRKKDMILVSGFNVFPNEVEEVVASNAKVLEVAAVGVPNDVSGETVKVFVVKKDESLTEKQVIEHCREFLTAYKVPKLVEFRDELPKTNVGKILRRALREEA; encoded by the coding sequence GTGGATAAGGTTTGGCTTAATCGATACCCTAAGGATGTTCCTGCAGAGATAGACTCAGCACGTTATCAAACATTGCTTGATGTCTTCGAAGAAGGCGCAGCCAAACATGCCGACAGAGTAGCATTTATTAACATGGGCCAGGTGATGACCTATCGCCGCCTCGAAGAACAATCTCGGGCCTTTGCTGCTTATCTTCAAAACGAATTAAAGCTAAAAGCGGGTGACCGTGTTGCTTTAATGATGCCCAATCTGCTGCAGTATCCCATCTGTTTGTTTGGTGCTTTACGTGCCGGCATGGTTGTGGTGAATGTAAACCCGTTGTATACGCCACGCGAGCTTAAGCATCAGTTAAATGATAGTGGTGCAAAGGCCATTGTAATTGTCTCTAACTTTGCTCACATACTAGAAGAAATTGTTGAAGAAACCGGGGTAGAGCATGTAGTGCTAACTCGCTTAGGCGATCAGCTCTCTGCCACTAAACGTACCTTAGTTAACTTTGTGGTTAAGTACGTGAAAAAAATGGTGCCTAAGTATCATTTGCCACATGCACAATCCTTACGTTATGTATTGTCGAAAGGTCAGCATTTACAATATGTTCGCCCAGAGATCCAAAGCGAAGATTTAGCCTTTTTACAATACACGGGTGGCACAACCGGTGTGGCCAAAGGCGCCATGTTGTCACATAAAAATATGGTGGCCAATTTACTGCAAGCTTTAGGCATTGTTGGCCCTTGTTTGCGCGAAGGCAAAGAGGTAGTGGTAACTGCTTTGCCGCTCTACCATATTTTTGCCTTAACGGCTAACTGCATGGTGTTTTTCGCAATGGGTTGTCAGAACCTTCTCATTACCAATCCTCGCGATATTCCTACTTTTACTAAAGAGTTGGCTAAAACCCCATTTACCGCCATTACTGGCGTGAACACCTTGTTTAACGCGCTGCTTAATCATGAAGATTTTGCCAAGCTCGATTTCTCTCGTTTACGTCTTTCTTTAGGTGGTGGCATGTCGGTGCAGCGTGCGGTTGCAGAGCGTTGGCAGGAAGTCACCGGTTCTCGGTTGATCGAAGGTTACGGTTTAACCGAATGTGCGCCGTTGGTAACCGTATGTCCTTATGACTTAGAAGCTTATAACGGCAGTATTGGCCTTCCGGCGCCTTCTACCGATATCAAGCTAGTGGGCGAAGATGGAGAGGAAGTGGCCGAAGGCGAATCTGGTGAGATCTTAGTTAAAGGCCCGCAGGTTATGCAGGGCTATTGGCAGCGTCCTGAAGCTACTGAAGAATCAATGCCTGGAGGCTGGTTTGCTACCGGTGATATTGCCACAGTAGATGAACAAGGTTTCTTCCACATTGTGGACCGTAAAAAAGACATGATTTTGGTATCGGGCTTTAACGTATTTCCTAATGAAGTGGAAGAAGTGGTGGCCAGTAATGCCAAGGTACTAGAAGTTGCAGCGGTAGGTGTTCCAAACGATGTTAGCGGCGAAACGGTAAAAGTTTTTGTGGTTAAGAAGGATGAGTCGCTTACCGAGAAACAAGTTATCGAGCATTGCCGTGAGTTTCTTACAGCTTATAAGGTACCCAAGTTGGTAGAGTTTAGAGATGAACTTCCTAAAACAAATGTGGGTAAGATCTTACGTAGAGCCTTGCGTGAAGAGGCATAA
- the rnd gene encoding ribonuclease D, which yields MADVNFDMIETEAQLAPLLRFLNEQKAMVLAIDTEFVRTRTYYAQLGLLQIFDGQQCYLIDPLKVEMAPLWEALAKHHWVLHAFSEDLEIIQRVSGKFGLSVFDTQVGAAFLGHGISLGYQRFIDTELDIQLDKGESRTDWLARPLRSSQLEYAALDVIYLLPAYLKIQQQLKDEGRFDAALEESARLAALKKRVFNQDEAYKDIKNAWKLNPQQLAVLQVLARWRAQQAASRDLAINNVVHGDSLWALARYQPSTMEQLQRLGLPPQELRIHGQRLLKLVKQGQQTKTVDFPQAIKRIVDYPDYKKTIQELKKVVAKVAEESGLPEDVLASKKMLNQYLSWLWKEDRQAAELPLLLTGWRQPLFANHVAQEA from the coding sequence TTGGCAGACGTAAACTTCGATATGATAGAAACAGAGGCGCAACTTGCGCCTCTGTTGCGTTTTTTAAATGAGCAAAAGGCAATGGTACTTGCCATTGACACAGAGTTTGTTCGTACTCGTACTTACTACGCTCAGCTTGGTTTACTGCAAATCTTTGATGGTCAACAATGCTATTTGATTGATCCACTCAAAGTAGAAATGGCGCCCTTGTGGGAAGCATTGGCCAAGCACCACTGGGTACTTCACGCCTTTAGTGAAGATCTAGAAATCATTCAGCGTGTGAGCGGCAAGTTTGGTCTTAGTGTATTTGATACGCAAGTTGGGGCCGCTTTTCTAGGTCACGGTATTAGCTTGGGTTATCAGCGCTTTATTGATACAGAGTTGGACATTCAATTAGACAAAGGCGAATCGCGTACCGACTGGTTAGCACGTCCGTTACGTTCTTCTCAATTGGAATATGCGGCCTTAGATGTTATCTACCTCTTACCTGCGTATTTAAAGATTCAACAACAGCTTAAAGATGAAGGGCGGTTTGATGCGGCGCTTGAAGAAAGTGCACGTTTAGCTGCGCTTAAAAAGCGAGTGTTTAATCAAGACGAAGCTTATAAAGATATTAAGAATGCTTGGAAGCTAAATCCGCAGCAACTAGCTGTTTTACAGGTATTAGCGCGTTGGCGCGCCCAACAAGCTGCTAGCCGAGACTTAGCCATTAACAATGTTGTTCATGGCGACAGTTTATGGGCTTTGGCGCGTTATCAGCCAAGTACTATGGAACAACTTCAGCGCCTTGGTTTGCCACCGCAAGAATTGCGGATACATGGGCAGCGCTTATTAAAGTTAGTTAAACAAGGGCAGCAGACTAAAACCGTAGATTTTCCCCAGGCCATTAAACGTATTGTTGATTACCCAGATTACAAGAAAACTATTCAAGAGCTTAAAAAAGTAGTGGCTAAAGTTGCCGAAGAATCAGGCTTACCAGAAGATGTATTGGCGAGTAAGAAAATGCTTAATCAGTATTTGTCTTGGCTTTGGAAAGAAGACCGGCAAGCAGCGGAGTTACCTCTTTTACTTACCGGTTGGCGTCAGCCTTTATTTGCTAATCACGTTGCTCAGGAAGCGTAA
- the minE gene encoding cell division topological specificity factor MinE, which yields MSLLDYFRTSKQSKTAATAKERLQIIVAHERGQRSGPDYLPAMKQDIIEVIKKYVDINSDQVNVSLDNKSEDISVLELNITLPEQRD from the coding sequence ATGTCTCTTTTAGACTACTTTCGAACGTCAAAACAGTCTAAAACGGCGGCAACCGCCAAAGAACGACTGCAAATTATTGTTGCCCACGAACGTGGACAACGCAGTGGGCCTGATTACTTGCCTGCGATGAAGCAAGACATTATTGAAGTAATTAAAAAGTACGTAGATATTAACTCAGACCAAGTGAATGTTAGCTTGGACAACAAGAGCGAAGATATAAGCGTACTTGAGCTAAATATTACGCTTCCTGAGCAACGTGATTAG
- the minD gene encoding septum site-determining protein MinD encodes MAKIIVVTSGKGGVGKTTSSAAIGTGLAIKGFKTVIIDFDIGLRNLDLIMGCERRVVYDFVNVIKGESNLNQSLIKDKRTDNLYILPASQTRDKDALTKEGVEKVLDDLAEQGFDYIVCDSPAGIETGAIMALYFADEAIVTTNPEVSSVRDSDRILGMLASKSKRAEQGKEPVKEHLLLTRYNPERVNRGDMLSVEDVQDILAIPLLGVIPESPAVLKASNSGEPVILDSESDAGLAYDDAVSRLIGESVDFRFLEEQKKGLFSRIFGG; translated from the coding sequence ATGGCTAAGATTATCGTTGTAACCTCAGGAAAAGGTGGCGTAGGTAAAACAACCTCCAGTGCTGCTATTGGTACTGGTCTCGCCATCAAAGGTTTTAAAACAGTAATCATCGATTTTGATATTGGCTTACGTAACCTCGATTTAATTATGGGTTGTGAACGTCGAGTCGTTTACGATTTTGTTAACGTAATTAAGGGCGAATCTAATCTTAATCAATCGTTGATTAAAGATAAGCGCACCGACAACCTATACATTTTGCCAGCATCGCAAACTCGCGATAAAGACGCGTTAACTAAAGAAGGCGTGGAAAAAGTATTAGACGATTTAGCCGAACAAGGTTTCGACTACATTGTTTGTGATTCGCCAGCTGGTATCGAAACCGGTGCAATCATGGCTTTGTACTTCGCCGATGAAGCGATTGTAACAACTAACCCAGAAGTTTCTTCAGTGCGAGATTCAGACCGAATTTTGGGCATGTTGGCCAGCAAATCAAAACGTGCCGAACAAGGCAAAGAGCCGGTTAAAGAACACCTACTATTAACTCGCTACAACCCAGAAAGGGTAAACCGTGGCGATATGTTAAGTGTTGAAGACGTGCAAGACATTCTGGCTATTCCTTTGCTTGGAGTGATTCCTGAATCTCCAGCTGTGCTAAAAGCGTCAAACTCGGGTGAACCAGTGATTTTAGACAGCGAAAGCGATGCAGGTTTAGCTTACGACGATGCGGTAAGCCGTTTAATTGGTGAAAGTGTAGATTTCCGCTTTTTAGAAGAACAAAAGAAAGGCCTATTTAGCCGTATATTTGGAGGATAA
- the minC gene encoding septum site-determining protein MinC → MSGQEIEFKGTNFTLSVVYLGKNDLTSLNNKLMEKVAQAPQFFNCAPIVVNISEVDDAFDFDQLKEVVEAQDFVLVGVTGCKTAEQKTAARAAGLAVMTSGSQQATAKPSKPTEEKAPTPPAAPSVVPSKIVRGQIRSGQQIYAQNTDLVVIGSVGNGAEVIADGNIHIYGALRGRAIAGASGRKDSKIFCQNLQAELISIAGVYMLHEQIGEHADSPQCIQIEDQQIVFGNLS, encoded by the coding sequence ATGTCCGGACAGGAAATAGAGTTTAAAGGGACAAACTTTACCCTTTCAGTCGTTTACTTAGGAAAAAATGATTTAACGTCATTAAATAACAAACTTATGGAGAAGGTGGCACAAGCCCCGCAGTTCTTCAATTGTGCTCCTATCGTAGTAAATATTAGTGAAGTGGATGATGCGTTTGACTTCGACCAACTTAAAGAAGTAGTTGAAGCTCAAGACTTTGTATTAGTGGGTGTAACTGGCTGTAAAACCGCTGAGCAAAAAACCGCAGCTCGTGCTGCCGGCTTGGCTGTGATGACCAGTGGCTCGCAACAAGCTACTGCTAAACCAAGCAAACCAACAGAAGAAAAAGCCCCCACTCCTCCCGCTGCTCCTTCGGTAGTTCCCAGTAAAATTGTTCGCGGCCAAATTCGCTCTGGCCAACAAATTTATGCACAAAATACCGACTTAGTAGTGATTGGCTCCGTAGGAAATGGAGCCGAAGTAATCGCAGATGGCAACATACATATATACGGCGCGTTAAGAGGCCGAGCCATCGCTGGCGCAAGTGGTAGAAAAGACAGCAAGATTTTCTGCCAAAACTTGCAAGCAGAACTTATTTCAATTGCTGGTGTTTATATGCTGCATGAGCAAATCGGCGAGCATGCCGATTCTCCGCAATGCATTCAAATAGAAGACCAGCAAATCGTATTTGGTAATTTAAGTTAA
- a CDS encoding YcgL domain-containing protein — protein MFCAVYKSLKKQQTYLYIEKKDDFSKVPASLIELMGAKELVMLVPKRPTKDFASVKIDAIEAAFKEQGYYLQLPPPPENYLKQHLAAQAKAKNKQ, from the coding sequence ATGTTCTGTGCAGTCTATAAAAGTCTCAAAAAACAGCAAACTTATCTCTATATTGAGAAGAAAGACGATTTTTCGAAAGTTCCGGCCTCGTTAATTGAATTAATGGGCGCTAAGGAGCTAGTTATGTTGGTGCCTAAACGACCAACAAAAGATTTTGCTAGTGTAAAAATCGACGCCATAGAAGCCGCGTTTAAGGAACAAGGCTACTATTTACAACTACCACCACCTCCAGAGAATTATCTTAAACAGCATTTGGCCGCCCAGGCTAAAGCTAAAAATAAACAATAA
- a CDS encoding lytic murein transglycosylase, whose amino-acid sequence MKKIISAVLFSAAFSLHAEPGFDNYVEQLKLEAAEQGISQQTIDAAFANTKFYQRAVKADKQQPEFKLTLDTYLPRAVPDWKVQQARALYKKHYPLLKEIEKKYKVQPRFIIALWGVESNFGKFTGNYNVVSALSTMSFEGRREAFFKKELMNALRILDAGHIEPNKMKGSWAGAMGQVQFMPSSFLAYAQDFDGDGNSDIWNNTADALASAANYLAQSGWSDDLTWGRQVQLPKDYDVSNSGLKITKTLAEWQALGVRRYDGSDLPTRDISASIVQPDDAQGRAYLAYDNYRVLMKWNRSHYFVAAVGTLADRISYPPVF is encoded by the coding sequence GTGAAAAAAATTATCAGTGCGGTGCTCTTCTCGGCTGCCTTCTCGTTACACGCTGAACCGGGCTTTGATAACTACGTTGAACAACTTAAATTAGAAGCGGCAGAGCAGGGAATATCTCAGCAAACCATTGATGCAGCTTTTGCTAATACTAAATTTTACCAACGTGCGGTAAAGGCAGATAAGCAGCAACCTGAGTTTAAACTTACTTTAGACACATACTTGCCGCGAGCCGTTCCCGATTGGAAGGTGCAACAAGCGCGTGCTTTATACAAAAAACATTACCCTTTGCTAAAAGAGATAGAAAAAAAGTATAAGGTGCAGCCTCGCTTTATTATTGCCTTATGGGGAGTAGAGTCTAACTTTGGTAAGTTTACCGGCAACTACAATGTAGTGTCGGCGCTTTCAACCATGTCTTTTGAAGGGCGTCGCGAAGCGTTTTTCAAGAAAGAACTGATGAATGCGCTTCGTATTTTAGATGCCGGACATATTGAGCCGAACAAAATGAAAGGCTCTTGGGCCGGCGCAATGGGCCAAGTGCAGTTTATGCCAAGCTCGTTTCTCGCTTACGCGCAAGATTTTGACGGCGATGGGAATAGCGATATTTGGAACAATACCGCCGACGCCTTAGCCTCTGCTGCAAATTATTTGGCGCAAAGTGGCTGGAGTGATGATCTAACCTGGGGGCGCCAAGTTCAGCTTCCTAAAGATTATGATGTCAGCAATTCTGGATTAAAAATCACTAAAACTTTAGCGGAATGGCAAGCTCTAGGTGTTCGCCGTTACGACGGCAGCGATTTACCTACACGTGATATTAGCGCTTCAATTGTTCAACCTGATGATGCGCAAGGCCGTGCCTACCTCGCTTATGATAACTATCGGGTGCTAATGAAATGGAATCGTTCACACTATTTCGTAGCAGCGGTTGGCACCTTGGCTGATCGTATTTCTTACCCACCGGTGTTTTGA
- a CDS encoding fumarylacetoacetate hydrolase family protein — protein MYQHVDNEGKAIPLRPSKAVCVGQNYVAHMQEMGGAPVKQAVLFNKPPSAFVSFDNGVAIPKGLGAVHYELELALLISKPLKNASKAELNDAVWGYAAALDLTLRDIQLELKQRGHPWERAKAFDQSCVLSAFKPITCLSELADVSLQLKQNGAVKQQGSSQQMIRTIEMLLIEASQCFSLQAGDVLLTGTPAGVGPLEAGDKLALTVADIELETEVVISE, from the coding sequence ATGTATCAGCATGTTGATAACGAAGGCAAAGCTATACCACTAAGGCCTAGCAAAGCCGTATGTGTTGGGCAAAATTATGTTGCACATATGCAAGAGATGGGCGGCGCTCCGGTAAAACAAGCAGTGTTGTTTAACAAGCCGCCTAGTGCCTTTGTAAGTTTTGATAATGGTGTTGCTATTCCCAAAGGTTTGGGAGCTGTGCACTATGAGTTAGAGCTAGCATTGTTAATTAGCAAGCCGCTAAAAAATGCCTCTAAAGCTGAGCTAAATGATGCAGTTTGGGGTTACGCTGCGGCCTTAGATTTAACCCTTCGAGATATTCAGCTAGAGCTAAAGCAACGTGGTCACCCTTGGGAGCGAGCCAAAGCTTTTGATCAAAGCTGTGTGCTTAGCGCCTTTAAACCAATTACTTGCTTAAGTGAATTAGCCGACGTTAGCTTGCAGCTAAAACAAAATGGTGCAGTAAAACAGCAGGGCAGTAGTCAACAAATGATCCGCACCATTGAGATGTTGTTAATTGAAGCCTCTCAGTGCTTTAGTCTACAAGCGGGGGATGTGTTACTTACTGGCACTCCTGCAGGTGTTGGTCCTTTAGAAGCTGGAGATAAACTAGCATTAACCGTTGCCGATATAGAGTTAGAAACAGAGGTTGTAATAAGTGAGTGA
- a CDS encoding YcgN family cysteine cluster protein has protein sequence MSEVRFWETKTLAQMNAQEWESLCDGCGKCCLSKLIDEDTDELYYTNIACVLLNSKSCRCSDYENRFAKVPDCVKISLDDIDAFHWLPPSCAYKRLIEGKPLPQWHPLLNKGKASEMHKRGASVRGKIVCETQLTGPSQDYIVRWPLDECE, from the coding sequence GTGAGTGAAGTAAGATTTTGGGAAACCAAAACCTTGGCGCAGATGAATGCCCAAGAATGGGAGTCATTGTGTGACGGCTGCGGAAAATGTTGTTTGTCGAAGTTGATAGACGAAGACACCGATGAGCTCTATTACACCAACATCGCTTGTGTATTGCTTAATAGTAAAAGCTGTCGATGCAGTGATTATGAAAACCGTTTTGCTAAAGTACCCGACTGCGTAAAAATAAGCTTAGATGATATTGATGCCTTTCATTGGCTGCCGCCAAGTTGCGCTTATAAGCGTTTGATTGAAGGTAAACCTTTGCCACAATGGCATCCACTACTTAATAAAGGCAAAGCCTCTGAGATGCATAAACGAGGAGCATCGGTACGCGGTAAAATTGTTTGCGAAACGCAATTAACTGGTCCTTCTCAAGATTATATTGTGCGTTGGCCTTTAGATGAATGTGAGTAG
- the dsbB gene encoding disulfide bond formation protein DsbB — MLNFLSSMPYQRKPWFLLFIGSLSLELCALFFQHVMKLDPCVMCIYERVAMFGLMFAGLIGWIAPQNLIIRLTAFGMWIVSAAWGLQLAITHTDYQMNPNPFATCDFFANFPEWAPLDKWVPWLFNPTGFCDKISWMFLGWSMPQWLILIFAVFLAAGVIFFGLQWRKK, encoded by the coding sequence ATGCTCAACTTTTTAAGCAGCATGCCGTACCAACGTAAACCTTGGTTTCTGCTTTTTATTGGTAGCTTATCACTAGAATTGTGTGCCTTATTCTTCCAACACGTAATGAAGCTCGACCCTTGTGTTATGTGTATTTATGAGCGTGTAGCCATGTTTGGCTTAATGTTCGCGGGCCTCATTGGATGGATAGCCCCACAAAACCTTATTATTCGCTTAACAGCATTTGGAATGTGGATAGTAAGCGCAGCTTGGGGCTTGCAGCTGGCTATTACTCACACCGATTATCAAATGAACCCTAACCCATTCGCGACTTGTGACTTCTTCGCTAACTTTCCGGAATGGGCGCCATTAGATAAGTGGGTACCTTGGTTATTTAACCCAACAGGCTTCTGTGACAAAATTTCATGGATGTTCTTAGGTTGGTCTATGCCACAGTGGCTAATCTTGATATTTGCGGTGTTCTTAGCTGCAGGTGTAATTTTCTTTGGCCTACAATGGCGCAAAAAATAA